One genomic segment of Gottschalkia acidurici 9a includes these proteins:
- a CDS encoding ATP-binding protein has translation MIIKGLILSSFGKFKGKKLVLDEGLNVVYGENEAGKTTIHKFIEGMFFGFFKPYSKRRTYTEEYNKYFPMDQNEYYGILKYKYNEKTYRIERNFTKENSDLKVFDDETGEDLTHMFEYDSVSRLHNPASIHMNLNRIVFKNTISVGQLDSKTDKELVKEVKDSLINLGGSLDEDISVKKVLEKLEKQINDIGTEKRVKTSPYGKIADEIAILENEKRSALLTLNEIDKFLDELSIIKIDMESNINKKNELKEELKKLGREERYRNYIDIKKLLQEIDELERETSLLSKYNEISTEDYTEIIKLNSSIESLKERRESLVNKERALQKEINLLNGRFGELSEKAIDNNIKLDLYTYEEIERELKDLKENNKTTDLTNYKEELKCVEIEKKKLKGLKIASLVILVAVLALGIINWKISMIGILFILLTIYCFKKEKELDLKAANTNRCIMDIETKEKEVNTRIENAESEMTSILRKYNTSSKIDLKMKIDEYDNDYELRYKYNEVKKQKEELKVEIAEINDIYEGTEENRDYILGKNKLKDIQEFKDALEKRNEYKNLITILDSKMLILKNMKENKDINELEKEFRNFDIEETSINKITLREKEDINKEISILEEDIEEKKDKSARLEEKIKNLQQSARNILYIEEDINKKENEKQKYEEELTALNLAKDTINKVSVNIQRDFSPKLNNIVSNILSSITNDKYKDVKIDENLNIKVVDTNDKLVSIENLSGGTIEQIYLSIRLGINDVINGDEKLPLILDDSFIQYDETRLTNILNFLYRESQTRQIIIFTCQKREKEVIDRLKIKHSFIEI, from the coding sequence ATGATAATAAAAGGGCTTATATTATCTTCATTTGGAAAATTTAAAGGGAAGAAATTAGTACTAGACGAAGGTCTAAATGTAGTATATGGTGAAAATGAAGCAGGAAAAACCACTATACACAAATTTATAGAGGGAATGTTCTTTGGTTTTTTCAAACCTTACTCTAAAAGAAGAACATATACTGAAGAATATAACAAATACTTTCCAATGGATCAGAATGAATACTATGGAATCCTAAAATATAAATATAATGAAAAAACATATAGAATAGAAAGAAATTTCACTAAGGAAAATAGCGATTTAAAAGTCTTTGATGATGAAACAGGAGAAGATCTAACTCATATGTTTGAATACGATAGTGTATCTAGACTACACAATCCAGCATCTATACATATGAACCTAAATAGAATAGTATTTAAAAATACTATAAGTGTAGGTCAGTTGGATAGTAAGACAGACAAAGAACTAGTAAAAGAAGTAAAGGATAGTCTGATAAATCTTGGAGGTAGTTTAGATGAAGATATATCAGTAAAGAAAGTACTAGAAAAGCTAGAAAAACAGATAAATGATATAGGAACAGAGAAAAGAGTAAAGACTTCTCCATATGGAAAAATAGCAGATGAAATAGCTATTTTAGAGAATGAAAAGAGGAGCGCACTGTTAACTTTGAATGAAATAGATAAGTTTTTAGATGAACTCAGTATTATTAAAATAGATATGGAATCTAATATAAATAAAAAAAATGAATTAAAAGAAGAACTCAAGAAGTTAGGAAGAGAAGAACGATATAGAAACTATATAGATATAAAAAAACTTTTACAAGAAATTGATGAACTAGAAAGAGAAACTAGTCTGCTTTCAAAATATAATGAAATATCAACAGAAGACTATACTGAAATTATAAAATTAAACAGCTCTATAGAATCATTAAAAGAAAGAAGAGAATCTTTAGTAAATAAAGAAAGAGCACTGCAAAAAGAAATAAATTTATTAAATGGTAGATTTGGAGAATTGTCAGAAAAGGCTATAGACAATAATATAAAACTTGATTTATATACTTATGAAGAAATAGAAAGAGAACTAAAAGACTTAAAAGAAAATAATAAAACAACCGACTTAACGAATTATAAAGAAGAGTTAAAATGTGTAGAAATAGAAAAGAAAAAGTTAAAAGGTCTTAAGATAGCTTCTTTAGTAATATTGGTGGCAGTATTAGCACTAGGAATAATAAACTGGAAGATATCAATGATAGGAATTTTATTTATACTATTAACTATATATTGTTTTAAAAAAGAAAAAGAGCTAGATTTAAAAGCAGCAAATACTAATAGATGTATAATGGATATAGAGACTAAAGAAAAAGAAGTGAATACTAGAATTGAAAATGCAGAGTCAGAGATGACATCTATACTCCGTAAATATAATACTAGCTCAAAGATAGACTTAAAAATGAAAATTGATGAATATGATAATGACTATGAACTAAGATATAAATATAATGAGGTTAAAAAGCAAAAAGAAGAATTAAAAGTAGAAATAGCAGAAATAAATGATATTTATGAAGGAACAGAGGAAAATAGAGATTATATTTTAGGGAAAAACAAATTAAAAGATATACAAGAGTTTAAAGATGCATTAGAAAAAAGAAATGAATATAAAAATTTAATAACTATATTAGATAGTAAAATGCTTATATTAAAAAATATGAAAGAAAATAAAGACATAAATGAGTTAGAAAAGGAATTTAGAAACTTTGACATTGAAGAAACTAGTATAAATAAAATAACATTAAGAGAAAAAGAAGATATAAATAAAGAAATAAGTATATTAGAAGAAGATATTGAAGAAAAAAAAGATAAAAGTGCTAGATTAGAAGAAAAAATAAAAAATTTACAGCAAAGTGCAAGAAACATCTTATATATAGAAGAAGATATTAATAAAAAGGAAAACGAAAAGCAGAAATATGAAGAAGAGTTAACGGCATTAAACTTGGCAAAGGATACTATAAATAAAGTATCTGTAAATATCCAAAGAGATTTCTCTCCAAAATTAAATAATATAGTATCTAATATATTAAGCTCAATAACTAATGATAAATATAAAGATGTAAAGATAGATGAAAATTTAAATATAAAAGTAGTAGATACTAACGATAAACTTGTAAGTATTGAAAATCTAAGTGGTGGAACAATAGAACAAATCTATCTTTCGATTAGACTAGGAATAAATGATGTTATAAATGGGGACGAAAAGTTACCATTAATACTAGATGATTCATTTATACAATATGATGAAACTAGACTTACGAATATATTGAATTTTTTATATAGAGAAAGCCAAACTAGACAAATTATAATATTTACATGCCAAAAAAGAGAAAAAGAAGTTATAGATAGATTAAAAATAAAGCATTCATTTATAGAAATATAG
- a CDS encoding metallophosphoesterase, with protein sequence MSVYAISDLHLDFSKEKPMDVFGENWIKHEEKIFESWKSKVKEDDLVLICGDISWGLKLEEAYKDLLRIDNLPGKKIISKGNHDLWWQTKAKLKELELKSIYFLQNDNYQYENIAICGTRGWASKDSDEFSEHDEKIFAREVNRLDISLRTVEKGVDKKIVMIHYPPFNFKDSSPNEFVDVMKKYNTDICIYGHLHGEGHKFVVEGEIEGINFYCTSSDHLNFDLKKII encoded by the coding sequence ATGTCAGTATATGCAATATCAGATCTGCACTTGGATTTTTCGAAAGAAAAGCCAATGGATGTGTTTGGTGAGAATTGGATTAAACATGAAGAAAAGATATTTGAAAGTTGGAAAAGTAAAGTTAAAGAAGATGATTTAGTACTTATATGTGGAGATATATCCTGGGGACTAAAGTTAGAAGAAGCATATAAAGACTTATTAAGAATAGATAATCTGCCTGGCAAGAAGATTATAAGTAAGGGAAATCATGATTTATGGTGGCAAACTAAAGCTAAGTTAAAAGAGCTTGAATTAAAATCTATATATTTTCTTCAAAATGATAATTATCAATATGAAAATATAGCGATATGTGGTACTAGAGGATGGGCATCTAAAGATAGTGATGAATTCAGTGAACATGATGAGAAAATATTTGCCAGAGAAGTTAATAGATTAGATATTTCACTCAGAACTGTGGAAAAAGGTGTTGATAAGAAGATAGTTATGATACATTATCCACCGTTTAATTTTAAAGATAGTTCACCTAATGAATTTGTAGATGTAATGAAAAAGTATAATACAGATATATGTATTTATGGACATTTACATGGCGAAGGGCATAAGTTTGTAGTAGAAGGTGAAATAGAAGGTATAAACTTTTACTGCACATCTAGTGATCATTTAAATTTTGATTTAAAAAAGATAATTTGA
- a CDS encoding NfeD family protein, with product MSIDITEGIVWLSIAVACGIVEAITLGITSIWFVFGALAAWLLAEINAPLPLQILTFLVVSSILLYFTKPLLKNKLKVGKEKTNTDLLIGEIGVVIKNIDMMRQEGQVNVKGQIWSAKTKDEEIIRANEKVEILGIEGVKLVVKKINKEEI from the coding sequence TTGTCGATTGATATAACAGAAGGAATTGTATGGTTATCAATAGCAGTAGCATGTGGTATAGTTGAGGCTATAACATTAGGAATAACGAGTATATGGTTCGTATTCGGAGCATTGGCAGCATGGCTATTAGCCGAAATTAACGCTCCTCTTCCGCTACAAATACTAACTTTTTTAGTGGTATCTAGCATTTTACTATACTTTACTAAGCCATTGCTAAAAAATAAATTAAAAGTAGGCAAAGAAAAGACTAATACAGATTTACTAATAGGCGAAATTGGAGTAGTTATAAAGAACATAGACATGATGAGACAAGAAGGTCAAGTAAACGTAAAAGGTCAAATCTGGTCTGCTAAAACTAAAGATGAAGAAATTATAAGAGCAAATGAAAAAGTAGAAATTCTAGGAATAGAAGGAGTAAAATTAGTGGTAAAGAAAATAAATAAGGAGGAGATTTAA
- a CDS encoding SPFH domain-containing protein: MEGLLTFLLIFLIVIIVVSRNIRIVPQATAYVIERLGAYQGTWDVGLHVKIPLIDRVANKVSLKEQVVDFPPQPVITKDNVTMKIDTVVYYQITDSKLYTYGVEQPISAIENITATTLRNIIGDLELDETLTSRDTINTKMRSILDIATDPWGIKVNRVELKNIIPPSEIQDAMERQMKAERERRESILRAEGEKKSSILVSEGRKESAILEAEAEKESAILRAEAKKEATIREAEGQAEAILKVQQATAEGLRMLNEAKPTKEVISLKSLEAFEKAADGKATKIIIPSEIQGLAGLATSLSEIVKEEKEESVVEESKKDKKQ, translated from the coding sequence ATGGAAGGACTATTAACTTTTTTATTAATTTTTTTAATCGTCATCATTGTTGTATCTAGAAATATCAGAATAGTACCACAAGCCACAGCATACGTTATTGAAAGATTAGGTGCGTATCAAGGAACATGGGATGTTGGACTTCATGTGAAAATTCCACTAATAGACAGAGTGGCTAATAAAGTTTCATTAAAAGAACAAGTTGTGGATTTTCCACCGCAACCAGTTATAACTAAAGACAACGTAACTATGAAGATAGATACAGTAGTATACTACCAAATAACAGACTCAAAGCTTTACACTTATGGGGTAGAGCAACCTATATCAGCTATAGAAAATATAACAGCTACAACACTTAGAAATATAATAGGGGATTTGGAGCTAGACGAAACACTTACATCAAGAGATACTATAAATACTAAAATGAGAAGTATACTAGACATTGCTACAGATCCTTGGGGCATTAAAGTAAATAGGGTAGAACTTAAAAATATAATACCACCTTCAGAAATTCAAGATGCAATGGAAAGACAGATGAAGGCAGAGAGAGAAAGAAGAGAATCTATATTAAGAGCAGAAGGAGAAAAGAAATCTTCAATACTAGTTTCAGAAGGTAGAAAAGAATCTGCTATATTAGAAGCTGAGGCTGAAAAAGAGTCAGCAATTCTTAGAGCAGAAGCTAAAAAAGAAGCAACTATAAGAGAAGCAGAAGGTCAGGCTGAAGCTATTTTAAAAGTACAACAAGCAACAGCAGAAGGTCTTAGAATGTTAAATGAAGCAAAACCAACTAAAGAAGTTATATCATTAAAAAGTTTAGAGGCATTCGAAAAGGCTGCAGATGGAAAAGCAACTAAGATTATAATACCATCTGAGATACAAGGGTTAGCAGGGCTTGCTACTTCACTTAGTGAGATTGTGAAAGAGGAAAAAGAAGAAAGTGTAGTAGAAGAAAGTAAAAAGGATAAAAAACAATAA
- a CDS encoding LytR/AlgR family response regulator transcription factor, whose amino-acid sequence MARILIVEDESIIAKGLARIIESIDDELEVDITGYAEEALKYTKINEYDAFLIDIQLKDYSGFELSKEIRNIDIYKMTPIIFITAIPSRELMAFKEIHCYDYIVKPFSEEQVRAALETVINYGIRNEDKKESLKLDQGGYSYIVEQDEIVYVEAKNRKLVITTINETIDISGYTLYKLIEELTDDFIQCHRGYIVNVNYITKVDTANNLIDLKHTDLPIPIGRKYKDCLRGKINEYN is encoded by the coding sequence ATGGCTAGAATATTAATTGTAGAAGATGAAAGTATAATTGCAAAAGGATTAGCAAGAATTATAGAAAGTATCGATGATGAACTGGAGGTAGATATAACAGGTTATGCTGAAGAAGCTCTAAAGTACACTAAGATAAATGAATACGATGCATTTTTAATAGATATTCAGCTTAAAGATTACTCAGGATTTGAACTATCTAAGGAAATAAGAAATATAGACATATATAAAATGACCCCTATTATATTTATTACTGCAATTCCATCAAGAGAACTTATGGCTTTTAAAGAAATACATTGTTATGACTATATAGTAAAACCTTTTTCAGAAGAACAAGTAAGAGCAGCACTAGAAACAGTAATTAATTATGGAATTAGGAATGAAGATAAAAAAGAGAGCCTTAAGTTAGATCAAGGTGGATATTCTTACATTGTGGAGCAAGATGAAATCGTCTATGTTGAAGCTAAGAATAGAAAACTAGTAATTACAACTATTAATGAAACTATAGATATATCTGGGTATACATTGTACAAGCTCATAGAAGAATTAACAGATGATTTTATACAGTGCCATAGAGGATATATAGTTAATGTAAATTATATTACAAAAGTAGATACGGCAAACAATCTTATAGATCTTAAGCATACAGACCTACCAATACCTATAGGAAGAAAATATAAAGATTGTCTGAGAGGTAAAATAAATGAGTATAATTGA
- a CDS encoding LytR/AlgR family response regulator transcription factor, with translation MAKVLVVEDESIVAKGLATIVRSIDDTLEVNITGYAEEALKYANMEYYDMFLLDIQLKDYSGLELAKEIRNIDIYKMTPIIFITAIPTNEIMAFKEIHCYDYIIKPFREEQVRTALETVINYGIKNEDKKEYLRLDQGRYSYSIDQNEIIYVESKSRKLIITTINEAFKISTYTLYKLLDELSESFIQCHKSYIINMNYIEKIDTVDNLVTLKDIETSIPIGRKYKDSLRGKTQCQ, from the coding sequence ATGGCTAAGGTACTAGTCGTAGAAGATGAGAGCATAGTAGCAAAAGGATTAGCAACTATTGTTAGAAGTATTGATGATACATTAGAGGTCAATATAACTGGATATGCTGAAGAGGCTTTAAAGTACGCGAATATGGAGTATTATGATATGTTTTTACTAGATATTCAACTTAAAGACTATTCGGGGCTTGAATTAGCTAAAGAGATAAGGAACATAGATATCTATAAAATGACCCCTATTATATTTATTACTGCAATTCCTACAAATGAGATTATGGCTTTTAAGGAAATACACTGTTATGATTATATAATAAAACCTTTTAGAGAAGAACAAGTAAGAACAGCATTAGAAACTGTAATCAATTATGGAATTAAGAATGAAGATAAAAAAGAATATCTTAGACTAGATCAAGGAAGGTATTCTTATAGTATAGATCAAAATGAAATTATTTATGTCGAAAGTAAAAGCAGAAAGTTAATAATTACAACTATTAATGAAGCTTTTAAAATATCTACGTACACACTATATAAGCTTTTAGATGAGTTATCAGAAAGTTTTATTCAGTGCCATAAGAGCTATATAATTAACATGAATTATATTGAAAAGATAGATACAGTAGATAATTTAGTAACGCTTAAAGATATAGAAACATCAATACCAATAGGAAGAAAATATAAGGATAGCTTGAGAGGGAAGACACAATGTCAATAA
- a CDS encoding sensor histidine kinase has product MIIFLLIQFVVLITLNHLGIELDNSFNDGLTAHTIILPITIAISRLLPINIVFNYVNKDNRVFKYLSLNIFIILISLLAYWYIDVNGVLKNIIAIAVVLTWVILVNFVLLKNGLKNELEEQQLRIYEEYLPVIDELISEIRKRQHEFDNHIQALKMITVTSEDYESVIGSMKHYMRDLEVTNDLKDLIKIDNKILAGFLYNKIKNAEKLDIQFDIIIQDYEFNTGLKDYEVVEVMGNLINNAFETNIENNSVILIISKEKDMNVIEIRNKHPYLKKENLDKIFSKGFSTKSSTGRGYGLYNVKKIVEKYNGKIEILNKSYRDENYVVFKVLFVRK; this is encoded by the coding sequence ATGATAATTTTTTTACTGATTCAATTTGTAGTCTTAATAACTTTAAATCATTTAGGCATAGAATTAGATAATAGTTTTAATGATGGACTTACAGCACATACTATTATATTGCCAATAACTATTGCTATAAGTAGACTTTTACCAATTAATATAGTGTTTAATTATGTCAATAAAGATAATAGAGTATTTAAGTATTTGTCCCTAAACATATTTATTATACTAATATCTTTACTTGCATATTGGTATATAGACGTTAATGGAGTCTTGAAAAATATCATTGCTATAGCTGTTGTGCTGACATGGGTTATTTTAGTAAACTTTGTGTTACTGAAGAATGGACTTAAAAATGAGTTGGAAGAACAGCAATTAAGGATTTATGAAGAGTACTTGCCAGTTATTGATGAACTTATAAGTGAAATCAGAAAAAGACAGCATGAATTCGATAATCATATACAGGCACTAAAGATGATTACAGTAACAAGTGAAGATTATGAAAGTGTTATCGGATCTATGAAACATTACATGAGAGATTTAGAAGTTACTAATGACTTAAAAGATTTAATTAAAATTGATAATAAAATATTAGCTGGATTTTTATATAATAAAATTAAAAATGCTGAGAAACTGGACATTCAATTTGATATTATAATACAAGACTATGAATTTAATACTGGTCTAAAAGATTATGAGGTAGTTGAAGTTATGGGGAATTTAATTAATAATGCATTTGAAACTAACATAGAAAATAACTCTGTTATACTTATAATATCAAAAGAAAAAGATATGAATGTTATTGAAATTAGAAATAAACATCCATATCTAAAAAAAGAAAATCTAGATAAAATTTTTAGTAAAGGATTTTCTACTAAATCCTCTACTGGAAGAGGATATGGCTTGTACAATGTAAAGAAAATAGTTGAAAAATATAATGGGAAAATTGAGATATTAAACAAATCATATCGTGATGAAAATTATGTTGTTTTTAAGGTGCTATTTGTTAGAAAATGA
- a CDS encoding accessory gene regulator B family protein has product MIIVDKFHKYCENEFNLSELDSAKLKYSLQLITGNLSKLLILFFLFSVLGYRKDFIYSFLSLLSIRIFTGGLHLKTYTGCLIFSAFFFCISIFLKNNIALNHSIVTILFILSILITITMAPVCGKSRPDYSYAKRMQFKITGISFILIHFLMYFFKSNNSYFINAIWAMSLQCIQILIAKGGIVYEKFKPNV; this is encoded by the coding sequence GTGATTATTGTAGATAAATTTCATAAATACTGCGAAAATGAGTTTAATCTTTCTGAACTTGACAGTGCTAAGTTAAAATATTCATTGCAACTTATAACCGGTAATCTATCTAAACTTCTAATACTGTTTTTTTTATTCTCAGTATTAGGATACAGAAAAGATTTTATTTATTCTTTCTTATCTTTATTATCAATAAGGATATTTACAGGAGGATTACATTTAAAAACATATACTGGATGCTTAATATTCTCTGCCTTTTTCTTTTGCATATCTATATTCTTAAAGAATAACATTGCTCTTAATCATTCAATAGTAACTATTTTATTTATATTATCTATACTTATAACTATAACTATGGCTCCAGTGTGTGGAAAATCTAGACCTGATTATTCTTATGCGAAGAGGATGCAATTTAAAATAACAGGTATATCATTTATCCTTATTCATTTTTTAATGTACTTTTTTAAAAGTAATAATTCATATTTTATTAATGCTATATGGGCTATGTCTTTACAGTGTATTCAAATATTGATAGCAAAAGGAGGCATTGTTTATGAAAAGTTTAAACCCAATGTTTAA